One Labrus mixtus chromosome 22, fLabMix1.1, whole genome shotgun sequence genomic window carries:
- the vezt gene encoding vezatin isoform X3, whose product MPPSVITQNLRISLSQNSPLFQYLHDLGHTDFEACPTASQDEDYGGQEGDATSPDGAAQKIKGGRWWRVAEALWRWSPFHQAAASNKLGQQLDAVFGQYSVRCILDQDVLLQEDVELIELLDPGLLTLGTPPSSSSGRANALPRPSLIAKPSLWDMAGLVGLAAVLLGLCSVSEGLWSLAAAPWSLVLLGWAGLRGVTLWRRARMQRAVHARVTQLQLLVHNSKTLTGLSRKALRLVQETEVISRGFTLVSAAGSFSRAGPGGMPRGQQLIGLRKTLYRALRSAFRASRRATCHMLKAFPLNSEIDNVTNYVSAVPLKELGLGLGIEHLGDEQAQELTDDYSLPALKMLFQLWVGQSSECFRRLALLLSPQRIEDLEEGGSKGDTSLPSSSPPPPCPPPLHRSVAAVTEPLHHALATCLCEVQRSYDFHRHFETQPRTTGLDRTGRAREKCRELNTLHTSIRSLQLHLKAMLSEMIILEDDLEKLMVSKEPTELSFDGYQELSDRLHQLQPHMQASTGCWEDTICQVERMLRRANACPGNAEALEQCGLPLPEIPAPPPSYPLILDQDPVPEELEWEAYVSDSDSDGEGRDSWSDMLSPEERERQRREREESRRVLSELKAVLGFRASEGERMKRKQLLFNDQAAVTPSARCEASDPATNPSDAVTSLGSAESCDDEGNHLSERAAGSEGEEEEEEGKDGRVRPDPASEPLTEFSCGSEAKEAELGGASVCSRGGGGAPELHQYDGVAEEGGEGQNGLDCFLTPKVPAVSVLDRLTEIHGSAAISFSSAIAAQVAARSHSLIGMEEQTFGDEEEEEEEEEEEEDRQTPEKN is encoded by the exons ATGCCACCCTCCGTTATAACACAGAATTTGCGCATTTCTCTGTCTCAG AACTCCCCTCTTTTCCAGTACCTGCACGATTTAGGCCACACAGACTTCGAGGCATGTCCAACGGCATCACAGGATGAAGACTACGGTGGACAAGAGGGAGACGCCACATCTCCCGATGGAGCTGCACAGAAAATTAAA GGCGGACGCTGGTGGAGAGTGGCTGAAGCCCTGTGGAGATGGAGTCCATTTCACCAGGCGGCTGCATCTAATAAGCTGGGGCAGCAGCTG GACGCCGTGTTCGGCCAGTACTCGGTGAGGTGCATTCTGGACCAGGacgtgctgctgcaggaggatgtGGAGCTGATCGAGCTCTTGGACCCGGGTCTGCTCACCCTCGGgacacccccctcctcctcgtccgGCCGAGCGAACGCCCTGCCCAGACCGAGCCTCATAGCCAAGCCGTCACTATG GGACATGGCTGGTTTGGTCGGCCTGGCTGCAGTCCTTCTCGGTCTCTGCTCCGTCTCCGAGGGCCTGTGGTCGCTGGCAGCCGCTCCGTGGAGCCTGGTGCTGCTGGGCTGGGCGGGGCTGCGGGGTGTCACGCTGTGGAGACGGGCCCGCATGCAGAGAGCCGTCCACGCGCGGGTCACGCAGCTCCAGCTCCTGGTCCATAACAGCAAGACTCTGACGGGACTGTCTCGCAAAGCCCTGCGCCTGGTGCAGGAAACGGAGGTCATCTCCAGAGGGTTCACCCT GGTGAGTGCGGCCGGCTCCTTTAGCAGGGCGGGGCCGGGGGGGATGCCACGGGGCCAGCAGCTGATTGGACTGAGGAAAACGCTGTACCGGGCGCTCCGATCGGCCTTCAGAGCCTCACGCAGAGCAACCTGTCACATGCTGAAGGC GTTCCCTCTGAACTCTGAGATCGATAATGTGACAAACTATGTTTCTGCCGTGCCGCTGAAGGAGCTCGGGCTCGGCCTGGGTATCGAACACCTCGGAGACGAGCAGGCTCAGGAGCTGACCGATGACTACAGTCTTCCTGCCCTAAAG ATGCTGTTTCAGCTGTGGGTGGGACAGAGCTCCGAGTGTTTCCGTAGACTGGCTCTACTCCTCTCGCCCCAAAGAATAGAGGATTTAGAAGAAGGCGGTTCCAAAGGAGACACCTCCCTCCCATCgtcgtctcctcctcccccttgcCCTCCCCCGCTCCATCGGTCCGTCGCCGCGGTGACCGAGCCCCTCCACCACGCCCTGGCCACCTGCCTCTGCGAGGTGCAGCGCAGCTACGACTTCCATCGACACTTCGAGACGCAGCCGAGGACGACGGGCTTGGACAGGACGGGCAGAGCGAGGGAGAAATGCCGAGAGCTCAACACCTTGCACACCTCCATCCGCAGCCTGCAGCTTCACCTCAAGGCCATGCTCAGCGA GATGATCATCCTGGAGGACGACCTGGAGAAACTCATGGTGTCCAAAGAGCCGACAGAGTTGTCGTTTGATGGTTACCAGGAGCTCAGCGACCGGCTGCACCAGCTGCAGCCTCACATGCAGGCCAGCACCGGCTGCTGGGAGGACACCATCTGCCAGGTGGAGCGCATGCTGAGGCGAGCCAACGCCTGTCCAG GTAATGCTGAGGCTCTGGAGCAGTGTGGTCTTCCTTTACCGGAAATtcccgctcctcctccttcttacCCGTTAATCCTGGACCAGGATCCTGTGCCAGAAGAGCTG GAGTGGGAGGCCTACGTGTCCGACTCAGACTCTGACGGAGAAGGTAGAGATTCCTGGTCGGACATGCTGTCACCGGAGGAACGGGAGCGTCAGcggcgagagagggaggagtcCCGTCGCGTCCTGTCGGAGCTGAAAGCGGTGCTGGGCTTCCGCGCGTCAGAGggggagaggatgaagaggaagcaGCTGCTCTTCAACGACCAAG ctgCTGTGACTCCTTCAGCTCGTTGTGAGGCTTCAGATCCTGCCACCAACCCGTCAGACGCCGTGACTTCTCTGGGATCTGCAGAAAGTTGCGACGATGAAGGAAACCACCTTTCAGAGCGCGCCGCAGGAAgcgaaggggaggaagaggaagaggaaggaaaggacGGCAGGGTGAGGCCCGACCCCGCGTCGGAGCCGCTGACTGAGTTCAGCTGCGGCTCCGAGGCGAAGGAAGCGGAGCTGGGAGGAGCGTCGGTCTGTTCgcggggagggggaggagcgcCTGAGCTGCATCAGTACGACGGCGTCgcggaggaggggggggaggggcagaACGGTTTGGACTGCTTCCTGACGCCTAAAGTCCCTGCCGTCTCTGTGCTGGACAGACTGACGGAGATCCACGGCTCGGCGGCTATCAGCTTCAGCTCGGCCATCGCGGCTCAGGTGGCGGCGCGCTCGCACTCGCTCATCGGGATGGAGGAGCAAACGTttggagatgaagaagaggaggaggaggaggaggaggaggaggaggacagacaaACCCctgagaaaaactga
- the vezt gene encoding vezatin isoform X5, giving the protein MTEEFDEDVVFENSPLFQYLHDLGHTDFEACPTASQDEDYGGQEGDATSPDGAAQKIKGGRWWRVAEALWRWSPFHQAAASNKLGQQLDAVFGQYSVRCILDQDVLLQEDVELIELLDPGLLTLGTPPSSSSGRANALPRPSLIAKPSLWDMAGLVGLAAVLLGLCSVSEGLWSLAAAPWSLVLLGWAGLRGVTLWRRARMQRAVHARVTQLQLLVHNSKTLTGLSRKALRLVQETEVISRGFTLVSAAGSFSRAGPGGMPRGQQLIGLRKTLYRALRSAFRASRRATCHMLKAFPLNSEIDNVTNYVSAVPLKELGLGLGIEHLGDEQAQELTDDYSLPALKMLFQLWVGQSSECFRRLALLLSPQRIEDLEEGGSKGDTSLPSSSPPPPCPPPLHRSVAAVTEPLHHALATCLCEVQRSYDFHRHFETQPRTTGLDRTGRAREKCRELNTLHTSIRSLQLHLKAMLSEMIILEDDLEKLMVSKEPTELSFDGYQELSDRLHQLQPHMQASTGCWEDTICQVERMLRRANACPGNAEALEQCGLPLPEIPAPPPSYPLILDQDPVPEELEWEAYVSDSDSDGEGRDSWSDMLSPEERERQRREREESRRVLSELKAVLGFRASEGERMKRKQLLFNDQAAVTPSARCEASDPATNPSDAVTSLGSAESCDDEGNHLSERAAGSEGEEEEEEGKDGRVRPDPASEPLTEFSCGSEAKEAELGGASVCSRGGGGAPELHQYDGVAEEGGEGQNGLDCFLTPKVPAVSVLDRLTEIHGSAAISFSSAIAAQVAARSHSLIGMEEQTFGDEEEEEEEEEEEEDRQTPEKN; this is encoded by the exons ATGACTGAGGAGTTTGACGAAGATGTGGTGTTTGAG AACTCCCCTCTTTTCCAGTACCTGCACGATTTAGGCCACACAGACTTCGAGGCATGTCCAACGGCATCACAGGATGAAGACTACGGTGGACAAGAGGGAGACGCCACATCTCCCGATGGAGCTGCACAGAAAATTAAA GGCGGACGCTGGTGGAGAGTGGCTGAAGCCCTGTGGAGATGGAGTCCATTTCACCAGGCGGCTGCATCTAATAAGCTGGGGCAGCAGCTG GACGCCGTGTTCGGCCAGTACTCGGTGAGGTGCATTCTGGACCAGGacgtgctgctgcaggaggatgtGGAGCTGATCGAGCTCTTGGACCCGGGTCTGCTCACCCTCGGgacacccccctcctcctcgtccgGCCGAGCGAACGCCCTGCCCAGACCGAGCCTCATAGCCAAGCCGTCACTATG GGACATGGCTGGTTTGGTCGGCCTGGCTGCAGTCCTTCTCGGTCTCTGCTCCGTCTCCGAGGGCCTGTGGTCGCTGGCAGCCGCTCCGTGGAGCCTGGTGCTGCTGGGCTGGGCGGGGCTGCGGGGTGTCACGCTGTGGAGACGGGCCCGCATGCAGAGAGCCGTCCACGCGCGGGTCACGCAGCTCCAGCTCCTGGTCCATAACAGCAAGACTCTGACGGGACTGTCTCGCAAAGCCCTGCGCCTGGTGCAGGAAACGGAGGTCATCTCCAGAGGGTTCACCCT GGTGAGTGCGGCCGGCTCCTTTAGCAGGGCGGGGCCGGGGGGGATGCCACGGGGCCAGCAGCTGATTGGACTGAGGAAAACGCTGTACCGGGCGCTCCGATCGGCCTTCAGAGCCTCACGCAGAGCAACCTGTCACATGCTGAAGGC GTTCCCTCTGAACTCTGAGATCGATAATGTGACAAACTATGTTTCTGCCGTGCCGCTGAAGGAGCTCGGGCTCGGCCTGGGTATCGAACACCTCGGAGACGAGCAGGCTCAGGAGCTGACCGATGACTACAGTCTTCCTGCCCTAAAG ATGCTGTTTCAGCTGTGGGTGGGACAGAGCTCCGAGTGTTTCCGTAGACTGGCTCTACTCCTCTCGCCCCAAAGAATAGAGGATTTAGAAGAAGGCGGTTCCAAAGGAGACACCTCCCTCCCATCgtcgtctcctcctcccccttgcCCTCCCCCGCTCCATCGGTCCGTCGCCGCGGTGACCGAGCCCCTCCACCACGCCCTGGCCACCTGCCTCTGCGAGGTGCAGCGCAGCTACGACTTCCATCGACACTTCGAGACGCAGCCGAGGACGACGGGCTTGGACAGGACGGGCAGAGCGAGGGAGAAATGCCGAGAGCTCAACACCTTGCACACCTCCATCCGCAGCCTGCAGCTTCACCTCAAGGCCATGCTCAGCGA GATGATCATCCTGGAGGACGACCTGGAGAAACTCATGGTGTCCAAAGAGCCGACAGAGTTGTCGTTTGATGGTTACCAGGAGCTCAGCGACCGGCTGCACCAGCTGCAGCCTCACATGCAGGCCAGCACCGGCTGCTGGGAGGACACCATCTGCCAGGTGGAGCGCATGCTGAGGCGAGCCAACGCCTGTCCAG GTAATGCTGAGGCTCTGGAGCAGTGTGGTCTTCCTTTACCGGAAATtcccgctcctcctccttcttacCCGTTAATCCTGGACCAGGATCCTGTGCCAGAAGAGCTG GAGTGGGAGGCCTACGTGTCCGACTCAGACTCTGACGGAGAAGGTAGAGATTCCTGGTCGGACATGCTGTCACCGGAGGAACGGGAGCGTCAGcggcgagagagggaggagtcCCGTCGCGTCCTGTCGGAGCTGAAAGCGGTGCTGGGCTTCCGCGCGTCAGAGggggagaggatgaagaggaagcaGCTGCTCTTCAACGACCAAG ctgCTGTGACTCCTTCAGCTCGTTGTGAGGCTTCAGATCCTGCCACCAACCCGTCAGACGCCGTGACTTCTCTGGGATCTGCAGAAAGTTGCGACGATGAAGGAAACCACCTTTCAGAGCGCGCCGCAGGAAgcgaaggggaggaagaggaagaggaaggaaaggacGGCAGGGTGAGGCCCGACCCCGCGTCGGAGCCGCTGACTGAGTTCAGCTGCGGCTCCGAGGCGAAGGAAGCGGAGCTGGGAGGAGCGTCGGTCTGTTCgcggggagggggaggagcgcCTGAGCTGCATCAGTACGACGGCGTCgcggaggaggggggggaggggcagaACGGTTTGGACTGCTTCCTGACGCCTAAAGTCCCTGCCGTCTCTGTGCTGGACAGACTGACGGAGATCCACGGCTCGGCGGCTATCAGCTTCAGCTCGGCCATCGCGGCTCAGGTGGCGGCGCGCTCGCACTCGCTCATCGGGATGGAGGAGCAAACGTttggagatgaagaagaggaggaggaggaggaggaggaggaggaggacagacaaACCCctgagaaaaactga
- the vezt gene encoding vezatin isoform X1 — protein MPPSVITQNLRISLSQNSPLFQYLHDLGHTDFEACPTASQDEDYGGQEGDATSPDGAAQKIKGGRWWRVAEALWRWSPFHQAAASNKLGQQLDAVFGQYSVRCILDQDVLLQEDVELIELLDPGLLTLGTPPSSSSGRANALPRPSLIAKPSLWDMAGLVGLAAVLLGLCSVSEGLWSLAAAPWSLVLLGWAGLRGVTLWRRARMQRAVHARVTQLQLLVHNSKTLTGLSRKALRLVQETEVISRGFTLLLDRVSAAGSFSRAGPGGMPRGQQLIGLRKTLYRALRSAFRASRRATCHMLKAFPLNSEIDNVTNYVSAVPLKELGLGLGIEHLGDEQAQELTDDYSLPALKMLFQLWVGQSSECFRRLALLLSPQRIEDLEEGGSKGDTSLPSSSPPPPCPPPLHRSVAAVTEPLHHALATCLCEVQRSYDFHRHFETQPRTTGLDRTGRAREKCRELNTLHTSIRSLQLHLKAMLSEMIILEDDLEKLMVSKEPTELSFDGYQELSDRLHQLQPHMQASTGCWEDTICQVERMLRRANACPGNAEALEQCGLPLPEIPAPPPSYPLILDQDPVPEELEWEAYVSDSDSDGEGRDSWSDMLSPEERERQRREREESRRVLSELKAVLGFRASEGERMKRKQLLFNDQAAVTPSARCEASDPATNPSDAVTSLGSAESCDDEGNHLSERAAGSEGEEEEEEGKDGRVRPDPASEPLTEFSCGSEAKEAELGGASVCSRGGGGAPELHQYDGVAEEGGEGQNGLDCFLTPKVPAVSVLDRLTEIHGSAAISFSSAIAAQVAARSHSLIGMEEQTFGDEEEEEEEEEEEEDRQTPEKN, from the exons ATGCCACCCTCCGTTATAACACAGAATTTGCGCATTTCTCTGTCTCAG AACTCCCCTCTTTTCCAGTACCTGCACGATTTAGGCCACACAGACTTCGAGGCATGTCCAACGGCATCACAGGATGAAGACTACGGTGGACAAGAGGGAGACGCCACATCTCCCGATGGAGCTGCACAGAAAATTAAA GGCGGACGCTGGTGGAGAGTGGCTGAAGCCCTGTGGAGATGGAGTCCATTTCACCAGGCGGCTGCATCTAATAAGCTGGGGCAGCAGCTG GACGCCGTGTTCGGCCAGTACTCGGTGAGGTGCATTCTGGACCAGGacgtgctgctgcaggaggatgtGGAGCTGATCGAGCTCTTGGACCCGGGTCTGCTCACCCTCGGgacacccccctcctcctcgtccgGCCGAGCGAACGCCCTGCCCAGACCGAGCCTCATAGCCAAGCCGTCACTATG GGACATGGCTGGTTTGGTCGGCCTGGCTGCAGTCCTTCTCGGTCTCTGCTCCGTCTCCGAGGGCCTGTGGTCGCTGGCAGCCGCTCCGTGGAGCCTGGTGCTGCTGGGCTGGGCGGGGCTGCGGGGTGTCACGCTGTGGAGACGGGCCCGCATGCAGAGAGCCGTCCACGCGCGGGTCACGCAGCTCCAGCTCCTGGTCCATAACAGCAAGACTCTGACGGGACTGTCTCGCAAAGCCCTGCGCCTGGTGCAGGAAACGGAGGTCATCTCCAGAGGGTTCACCCT TTTGCTCGACAGGGTGAGTGCGGCCGGCTCCTTTAGCAGGGCGGGGCCGGGGGGGATGCCACGGGGCCAGCAGCTGATTGGACTGAGGAAAACGCTGTACCGGGCGCTCCGATCGGCCTTCAGAGCCTCACGCAGAGCAACCTGTCACATGCTGAAGGC GTTCCCTCTGAACTCTGAGATCGATAATGTGACAAACTATGTTTCTGCCGTGCCGCTGAAGGAGCTCGGGCTCGGCCTGGGTATCGAACACCTCGGAGACGAGCAGGCTCAGGAGCTGACCGATGACTACAGTCTTCCTGCCCTAAAG ATGCTGTTTCAGCTGTGGGTGGGACAGAGCTCCGAGTGTTTCCGTAGACTGGCTCTACTCCTCTCGCCCCAAAGAATAGAGGATTTAGAAGAAGGCGGTTCCAAAGGAGACACCTCCCTCCCATCgtcgtctcctcctcccccttgcCCTCCCCCGCTCCATCGGTCCGTCGCCGCGGTGACCGAGCCCCTCCACCACGCCCTGGCCACCTGCCTCTGCGAGGTGCAGCGCAGCTACGACTTCCATCGACACTTCGAGACGCAGCCGAGGACGACGGGCTTGGACAGGACGGGCAGAGCGAGGGAGAAATGCCGAGAGCTCAACACCTTGCACACCTCCATCCGCAGCCTGCAGCTTCACCTCAAGGCCATGCTCAGCGA GATGATCATCCTGGAGGACGACCTGGAGAAACTCATGGTGTCCAAAGAGCCGACAGAGTTGTCGTTTGATGGTTACCAGGAGCTCAGCGACCGGCTGCACCAGCTGCAGCCTCACATGCAGGCCAGCACCGGCTGCTGGGAGGACACCATCTGCCAGGTGGAGCGCATGCTGAGGCGAGCCAACGCCTGTCCAG GTAATGCTGAGGCTCTGGAGCAGTGTGGTCTTCCTTTACCGGAAATtcccgctcctcctccttcttacCCGTTAATCCTGGACCAGGATCCTGTGCCAGAAGAGCTG GAGTGGGAGGCCTACGTGTCCGACTCAGACTCTGACGGAGAAGGTAGAGATTCCTGGTCGGACATGCTGTCACCGGAGGAACGGGAGCGTCAGcggcgagagagggaggagtcCCGTCGCGTCCTGTCGGAGCTGAAAGCGGTGCTGGGCTTCCGCGCGTCAGAGggggagaggatgaagaggaagcaGCTGCTCTTCAACGACCAAG ctgCTGTGACTCCTTCAGCTCGTTGTGAGGCTTCAGATCCTGCCACCAACCCGTCAGACGCCGTGACTTCTCTGGGATCTGCAGAAAGTTGCGACGATGAAGGAAACCACCTTTCAGAGCGCGCCGCAGGAAgcgaaggggaggaagaggaagaggaaggaaaggacGGCAGGGTGAGGCCCGACCCCGCGTCGGAGCCGCTGACTGAGTTCAGCTGCGGCTCCGAGGCGAAGGAAGCGGAGCTGGGAGGAGCGTCGGTCTGTTCgcggggagggggaggagcgcCTGAGCTGCATCAGTACGACGGCGTCgcggaggaggggggggaggggcagaACGGTTTGGACTGCTTCCTGACGCCTAAAGTCCCTGCCGTCTCTGTGCTGGACAGACTGACGGAGATCCACGGCTCGGCGGCTATCAGCTTCAGCTCGGCCATCGCGGCTCAGGTGGCGGCGCGCTCGCACTCGCTCATCGGGATGGAGGAGCAAACGTttggagatgaagaagaggaggaggaggaggaggaggaggaggaggacagacaaACCCctgagaaaaactga
- the vezt gene encoding vezatin isoform X2 encodes MTEEFDEDVVFENSPLFQYLHDLGHTDFEACPTASQDEDYGGQEGDATSPDGAAQKIKGGRWWRVAEALWRWSPFHQAAASNKLGQQLDAVFGQYSVRCILDQDVLLQEDVELIELLDPGLLTLGTPPSSSSGRANALPRPSLIAKPSLWDMAGLVGLAAVLLGLCSVSEGLWSLAAAPWSLVLLGWAGLRGVTLWRRARMQRAVHARVTQLQLLVHNSKTLTGLSRKALRLVQETEVISRGFTLLLDRVSAAGSFSRAGPGGMPRGQQLIGLRKTLYRALRSAFRASRRATCHMLKAFPLNSEIDNVTNYVSAVPLKELGLGLGIEHLGDEQAQELTDDYSLPALKMLFQLWVGQSSECFRRLALLLSPQRIEDLEEGGSKGDTSLPSSSPPPPCPPPLHRSVAAVTEPLHHALATCLCEVQRSYDFHRHFETQPRTTGLDRTGRAREKCRELNTLHTSIRSLQLHLKAMLSEMIILEDDLEKLMVSKEPTELSFDGYQELSDRLHQLQPHMQASTGCWEDTICQVERMLRRANACPGNAEALEQCGLPLPEIPAPPPSYPLILDQDPVPEELEWEAYVSDSDSDGEGRDSWSDMLSPEERERQRREREESRRVLSELKAVLGFRASEGERMKRKQLLFNDQAAVTPSARCEASDPATNPSDAVTSLGSAESCDDEGNHLSERAAGSEGEEEEEEGKDGRVRPDPASEPLTEFSCGSEAKEAELGGASVCSRGGGGAPELHQYDGVAEEGGEGQNGLDCFLTPKVPAVSVLDRLTEIHGSAAISFSSAIAAQVAARSHSLIGMEEQTFGDEEEEEEEEEEEEDRQTPEKN; translated from the exons ATGACTGAGGAGTTTGACGAAGATGTGGTGTTTGAG AACTCCCCTCTTTTCCAGTACCTGCACGATTTAGGCCACACAGACTTCGAGGCATGTCCAACGGCATCACAGGATGAAGACTACGGTGGACAAGAGGGAGACGCCACATCTCCCGATGGAGCTGCACAGAAAATTAAA GGCGGACGCTGGTGGAGAGTGGCTGAAGCCCTGTGGAGATGGAGTCCATTTCACCAGGCGGCTGCATCTAATAAGCTGGGGCAGCAGCTG GACGCCGTGTTCGGCCAGTACTCGGTGAGGTGCATTCTGGACCAGGacgtgctgctgcaggaggatgtGGAGCTGATCGAGCTCTTGGACCCGGGTCTGCTCACCCTCGGgacacccccctcctcctcgtccgGCCGAGCGAACGCCCTGCCCAGACCGAGCCTCATAGCCAAGCCGTCACTATG GGACATGGCTGGTTTGGTCGGCCTGGCTGCAGTCCTTCTCGGTCTCTGCTCCGTCTCCGAGGGCCTGTGGTCGCTGGCAGCCGCTCCGTGGAGCCTGGTGCTGCTGGGCTGGGCGGGGCTGCGGGGTGTCACGCTGTGGAGACGGGCCCGCATGCAGAGAGCCGTCCACGCGCGGGTCACGCAGCTCCAGCTCCTGGTCCATAACAGCAAGACTCTGACGGGACTGTCTCGCAAAGCCCTGCGCCTGGTGCAGGAAACGGAGGTCATCTCCAGAGGGTTCACCCT TTTGCTCGACAGGGTGAGTGCGGCCGGCTCCTTTAGCAGGGCGGGGCCGGGGGGGATGCCACGGGGCCAGCAGCTGATTGGACTGAGGAAAACGCTGTACCGGGCGCTCCGATCGGCCTTCAGAGCCTCACGCAGAGCAACCTGTCACATGCTGAAGGC GTTCCCTCTGAACTCTGAGATCGATAATGTGACAAACTATGTTTCTGCCGTGCCGCTGAAGGAGCTCGGGCTCGGCCTGGGTATCGAACACCTCGGAGACGAGCAGGCTCAGGAGCTGACCGATGACTACAGTCTTCCTGCCCTAAAG ATGCTGTTTCAGCTGTGGGTGGGACAGAGCTCCGAGTGTTTCCGTAGACTGGCTCTACTCCTCTCGCCCCAAAGAATAGAGGATTTAGAAGAAGGCGGTTCCAAAGGAGACACCTCCCTCCCATCgtcgtctcctcctcccccttgcCCTCCCCCGCTCCATCGGTCCGTCGCCGCGGTGACCGAGCCCCTCCACCACGCCCTGGCCACCTGCCTCTGCGAGGTGCAGCGCAGCTACGACTTCCATCGACACTTCGAGACGCAGCCGAGGACGACGGGCTTGGACAGGACGGGCAGAGCGAGGGAGAAATGCCGAGAGCTCAACACCTTGCACACCTCCATCCGCAGCCTGCAGCTTCACCTCAAGGCCATGCTCAGCGA GATGATCATCCTGGAGGACGACCTGGAGAAACTCATGGTGTCCAAAGAGCCGACAGAGTTGTCGTTTGATGGTTACCAGGAGCTCAGCGACCGGCTGCACCAGCTGCAGCCTCACATGCAGGCCAGCACCGGCTGCTGGGAGGACACCATCTGCCAGGTGGAGCGCATGCTGAGGCGAGCCAACGCCTGTCCAG GTAATGCTGAGGCTCTGGAGCAGTGTGGTCTTCCTTTACCGGAAATtcccgctcctcctccttcttacCCGTTAATCCTGGACCAGGATCCTGTGCCAGAAGAGCTG GAGTGGGAGGCCTACGTGTCCGACTCAGACTCTGACGGAGAAGGTAGAGATTCCTGGTCGGACATGCTGTCACCGGAGGAACGGGAGCGTCAGcggcgagagagggaggagtcCCGTCGCGTCCTGTCGGAGCTGAAAGCGGTGCTGGGCTTCCGCGCGTCAGAGggggagaggatgaagaggaagcaGCTGCTCTTCAACGACCAAG ctgCTGTGACTCCTTCAGCTCGTTGTGAGGCTTCAGATCCTGCCACCAACCCGTCAGACGCCGTGACTTCTCTGGGATCTGCAGAAAGTTGCGACGATGAAGGAAACCACCTTTCAGAGCGCGCCGCAGGAAgcgaaggggaggaagaggaagaggaaggaaaggacGGCAGGGTGAGGCCCGACCCCGCGTCGGAGCCGCTGACTGAGTTCAGCTGCGGCTCCGAGGCGAAGGAAGCGGAGCTGGGAGGAGCGTCGGTCTGTTCgcggggagggggaggagcgcCTGAGCTGCATCAGTACGACGGCGTCgcggaggaggggggggaggggcagaACGGTTTGGACTGCTTCCTGACGCCTAAAGTCCCTGCCGTCTCTGTGCTGGACAGACTGACGGAGATCCACGGCTCGGCGGCTATCAGCTTCAGCTCGGCCATCGCGGCTCAGGTGGCGGCGCGCTCGCACTCGCTCATCGGGATGGAGGAGCAAACGTttggagatgaagaagaggaggaggaggaggaggaggaggaggaggacagacaaACCCctgagaaaaactga